From Salinirubrum litoreum, one genomic window encodes:
- a CDS encoding glycoside hydrolase family 36 protein, protein MTRVTAGETTVEYDPETGGLAVFGDGTRLLDGRVVATGHGHTGADTGLRTTVDCRSAADGTVDLRLGVENRGSDPIQLDELRLVDRATTPFGSDDRVYEHGYQSWSPTSTLRLGENFPDESDRARPQMVDLAAPADARTSHAVIGLAGDAGTLTLGFLDHAEYLSRFELHTDADTGETSLTATCPADGVTLAPGESRESSALRIDATHDLTAALVAIAEAVADLMDARVLDSAPTGWCSWYHYFTDVTADDVAENVAAIDDWGVPLDLVQLDDGYEAAFGDWRTLAAGFDDMRALRDSVVDAGHTPGLWLAPFYVQADSLLAQEHPEWLLTRDGEPVDAGARHGPMYALDTTHPEVEAWLTETFETVVDDWGFDYLKLDFLYCAALPGDRHGDLTRAEAYRHGMETIREAVGETTILGCGAPQFASVGLVDAMRIGPDTAPYWRRGGDSASQPAHENAVRNVLNRQLWHRRLWLNDPDCQLVRTTTDLTAAERESFAALVALLGGTNVLSDAIREIDAPGRRLFERTLPPVETGRVADFGEREFPQTVVAERPADGGRAVAVCNWHDESQLVAVDPSEYVDAEDGVGVVALASGDEDAPPAGLHADRIERDLPPHGVLVVHVAPARDRPHLAGADHLAGAVSQVTATEWDADSGTLSVTLDADRPMDLLVATPRAWRLVPSGGDTTSEPTTTRVTATPGENHFDFFEP, encoded by the coding sequence ATGACACGGGTCACCGCCGGCGAGACGACGGTCGAGTACGACCCCGAAACGGGTGGCCTCGCCGTCTTCGGGGACGGGACTCGACTTCTCGACGGGCGCGTCGTCGCCACGGGCCACGGCCACACCGGAGCGGATACCGGTCTCCGGACGACCGTCGACTGCCGATCGGCAGCGGACGGAACGGTCGATCTGAGACTGGGCGTCGAGAACCGGGGCAGCGATCCGATCCAGCTCGACGAACTTCGGCTGGTCGACCGGGCGACGACGCCGTTCGGCTCCGACGACCGCGTCTACGAACACGGCTACCAGTCGTGGTCGCCGACTTCGACACTCCGCCTCGGCGAGAACTTCCCCGACGAGTCAGACCGCGCCAGACCACAGATGGTCGACCTCGCTGCACCCGCGGACGCACGTACCAGCCACGCCGTGATCGGCCTCGCGGGCGACGCCGGCACGCTGACACTGGGCTTTCTCGACCACGCGGAGTACCTCTCACGATTCGAACTGCACACCGACGCCGACACGGGCGAGACCAGCCTCACCGCGACCTGTCCAGCAGACGGCGTGACACTCGCACCGGGCGAGTCCCGCGAGAGTTCGGCGCTCCGCATCGACGCGACGCACGATCTCACGGCAGCGCTCGTGGCCATCGCCGAGGCCGTCGCCGACCTGATGGACGCCCGCGTCCTCGACTCGGCACCGACCGGCTGGTGCTCGTGGTACCACTACTTCACCGACGTGACCGCCGACGACGTCGCGGAGAACGTCGCCGCTATCGACGACTGGGGCGTCCCGCTGGACCTCGTGCAACTCGACGACGGCTACGAGGCCGCGTTCGGCGACTGGCGGACGCTCGCCGCGGGGTTCGACGACATGCGCGCCCTCCGCGACTCGGTCGTCGACGCGGGCCACACGCCCGGGCTCTGGCTCGCGCCCTTCTACGTACAGGCCGACTCGCTGCTCGCGCAGGAACACCCCGAGTGGCTGCTGACTCGCGACGGGGAACCGGTTGACGCTGGTGCGCGCCACGGTCCGATGTACGCACTCGACACGACGCATCCCGAAGTCGAGGCGTGGCTGACCGAGACGTTCGAGACGGTGGTCGACGACTGGGGGTTCGACTACCTGAAACTCGACTTCCTCTACTGTGCGGCCCTGCCGGGCGACCGGCACGGCGACCTCACCCGCGCCGAGGCGTACCGTCACGGGATGGAGACCATCCGCGAGGCGGTCGGCGAAACCACCATCCTCGGCTGTGGCGCACCGCAGTTCGCCAGCGTCGGCCTCGTCGACGCGATGCGGATCGGGCCGGACACCGCCCCCTACTGGCGGCGCGGGGGCGACTCGGCGAGCCAACCAGCTCACGAGAACGCAGTCCGGAACGTCCTCAATCGACAACTGTGGCACCGCCGCCTCTGGCTGAACGACCCCGACTGTCAACTCGTCCGGACGACGACGGACCTGACCGCCGCCGAACGCGAGTCGTTCGCCGCGCTCGTCGCGCTGCTCGGCGGGACGAACGTGCTGAGCGACGCGATCCGGGAGATCGACGCACCCGGCAGACGGCTGTTCGAGCGCACGCTCCCGCCGGTCGAGACCGGTCGCGTGGCAGACTTCGGTGAGCGCGAGTTCCCGCAGACCGTCGTCGCCGAGCGCCCGGCAGACGGCGGCCGGGCGGTCGCGGTCTGTAACTGGCACGACGAGTCGCAACTGGTCGCAGTCGACCCGAGCGAGTACGTCGACGCTGAGGACGGCGTCGGCGTCGTCGCACTCGCCTCTGGCGACGAGGACGCTCCACCCGCCGGTCTCCACGCCGACCGTATCGAGCGTGACCTCCCGCCGCACGGCGTCCTCGTGGTCCACGTCGCGCCGGCGCGTGACCGACCGCACCTCGCTGGTGCCGACCACCTCGCGGGTGCCGTGTCGCAGGTGACGGCGACCGAGTGGGACGCCGACAGCGGGACGCTCTCGGTGACGCTCGACGCCGACCGACCGATGGACCTGCTCGTCGCTACCCCGAGGGCGTGGCGACTCGTACCCAGCGGCGGCGACACCACGAGTGAACCGACGACGACCCGAGTCACGGCGACTCCGGGCGAGAACCACTTCGATTTCTTCGAGCCATGA
- the dgoD gene encoding galactonate dehydratase gives MRIVDYDLYQVPPRWLFLRLETSDGRVGWGEPVVEGRARTVRAAVEELLDTYLLGEDPTPIEDHWQTMYRGGFYRGGPVLMSAIAGIDQALWDLKGKQFGAPVYELLGGKARNRVRVYQWVGGDRPEGVAQAAEEKVSEGFTALKMNATAEMRRVDNPAAIDAARERLATVRETVGPEVDIGVDFHGRVSKSMAKRLASALEPYEPMFIEEPVLPEHNDALPEIAASTSIPIATGERMYSRWDFKEVFESGAVDVIQPDLSHAGGITEVKKIVGMAEAYDVAMAPHCPLGPIALSACVQVDACSPNVLIQEQSLDIHYNETSDVLDYLADPSVFDFRDGYVGLPDDPGLGIEIEEAHVRELAGDVDWHNPVWRHEDGSVAEW, from the coding sequence ATGCGCATCGTCGACTACGACCTCTACCAGGTGCCCCCGCGCTGGCTCTTCTTGCGACTGGAGACCAGCGACGGCCGTGTCGGCTGGGGCGAACCGGTCGTCGAAGGCCGCGCCCGCACCGTCAGAGCCGCCGTCGAGGAACTGCTCGACACCTACCTGCTCGGCGAGGACCCGACACCGATCGAGGACCACTGGCAGACCATGTACCGGGGCGGCTTCTACCGCGGCGGCCCCGTGCTCATGTCGGCCATCGCCGGCATCGACCAGGCACTGTGGGACCTGAAGGGCAAGCAGTTCGGCGCGCCCGTCTACGAACTGCTCGGCGGCAAGGCGAGAAACCGCGTCCGCGTCTACCAGTGGGTCGGCGGCGACCGGCCCGAAGGCGTCGCACAGGCCGCAGAAGAGAAAGTCTCGGAGGGGTTCACCGCACTCAAGATGAACGCGACCGCCGAGATGCGCCGAGTCGACAACCCCGCCGCCATCGACGCGGCCCGCGAGCGACTGGCGACCGTCCGGGAGACGGTCGGCCCGGAGGTCGACATCGGCGTGGACTTCCACGGGCGCGTCTCGAAGTCGATGGCGAAGCGCCTCGCCAGCGCCCTCGAACCCTACGAGCCGATGTTCATCGAGGAACCGGTCCTGCCGGAGCACAACGACGCGCTCCCCGAGATCGCCGCCTCGACCTCGATCCCGATCGCCACCGGGGAGCGGATGTACTCCCGGTGGGACTTCAAGGAGGTGTTCGAGTCGGGTGCGGTCGACGTGATCCAGCCGGACCTCTCGCACGCCGGCGGCATCACGGAAGTCAAGAAGATCGTCGGGATGGCGGAGGCGTACGACGTGGCGATGGCACCCCACTGTCCGCTGGGGCCCATCGCGCTCTCTGCCTGCGTGCAGGTCGACGCCTGTTCGCCGAACGTCCTCATCCAGGAGCAGAGCCTCGACATCCACTACAACGAGACCAGCGACGTGCTGGACTACCTCGCCGACCCCTCCGTGTTCGACTTCCGGGACGGCTACGTCGGCCTGCCCGACGACCCGGGCCTCGGCATCGAGATCGAGGAGGCACACGTCAGGGAACTGGCCGGCGACGTGGACTGGCACAACCCGGTCTGGCGACACGAGGACGGGAGCGTGGCGGAGTGGTGA
- a CDS encoding SDR family NAD(P)-dependent oxidoreductase — protein MDRFAGKVAVVTGSTRGIGAGVAKRLAAEGAQVVVTGRTREAGEATVADIEDAGGEAVFVRADMRDPDDIEALFDATVEQYGRLDVLVNNAGVETNTGIEEATMDDWAFVVETDFRSFWLCGKAAAERMDTGAIVNTSSNHAFLTMPKLFPYNAVKAGINGMTRAMALDLGPRIRVNTVNPGWVAIERTMGDMDPDYRAQIESIHPVGRIGRPADVAAAVAFLASDEAGFVTGTSLLVDGGRTAVMQDDMLPDYRARRGQLGDAVPDANASGEASGDGGSAPAEDGE, from the coding sequence ATGGACCGCTTCGCCGGGAAGGTCGCGGTCGTCACCGGGTCCACGCGAGGGATCGGTGCCGGCGTCGCGAAACGACTCGCCGCCGAGGGCGCACAGGTGGTCGTCACCGGGCGCACCCGCGAGGCGGGGGAGGCAACCGTCGCCGACATCGAAGACGCAGGCGGCGAGGCGGTCTTCGTCCGCGCCGACATGCGCGACCCCGACGACATCGAGGCGCTGTTCGACGCGACCGTCGAGCAGTACGGCCGATTGGACGTGCTGGTGAACAACGCCGGCGTGGAGACGAACACCGGTATCGAGGAGGCGACGATGGACGACTGGGCGTTCGTCGTGGAGACCGACTTCCGGTCGTTCTGGCTCTGCGGCAAGGCCGCCGCCGAGCGCATGGACACCGGTGCCATCGTCAACACCTCCTCGAACCACGCCTTCCTGACGATGCCGAAGCTGTTCCCCTACAACGCGGTGAAGGCGGGGATCAACGGGATGACGCGCGCGATGGCGCTCGATCTGGGTCCCAGAATCCGCGTCAACACGGTCAACCCCGGCTGGGTCGCCATCGAGCGGACGATGGGCGACATGGACCCCGACTACCGGGCACAGATCGAGTCCATCCACCCCGTGGGCCGCATCGGGAGACCCGCAGATGTGGCCGCCGCCGTGGCGTTTCTCGCGAGCGACGAGGCCGGCTTCGTCACCGGGACGAGTCTGCTGGTCGACGGCGGCCGGACCGCCGTGATGCAGGACGACATGCTCCCGGACTACCGGGCACGGCGCGGCCAGTTGGGCGACGCGGTGCCGGACGCGAACGCCTCGGGTGAGGCCAGTGGAGACGGCGGCTCGGCCCCGGCCGAGGACGGCGAATGA